The Papaver somniferum cultivar HN1 chromosome 3, ASM357369v1, whole genome shotgun sequence genome includes a region encoding these proteins:
- the LOC113356387 gene encoding E3 ubiquitin-protein ligase WAV3-like yields MEDQERVIRVILFILSLQPVVCRPFLIVSTTSALSAWEAGFLRLAPSLDVIVYSGNRDARKSIQMLEFYEEDRSVMFQVLLSSLDTIVEDIESLNCVSWEAVIVDECQLSKVSKSLENIKLLTTYFKLLLVNAPMKDSLVDYRHLLSFLGYGDDEEGTSYCKNDSIDSVEKLKERLAWFIASERKSDSSKFVEYWVPVKLSSVQLEQYCYTLLSNSAFLRSCLKSFDTVELHRNVLISTRKKMLTNGPPVTEYLNVGVKASGKLQVLDKILSEIKKQGLRVLILFQKTCAICLATMKPGHGHALFTAECSHTFHFHCIASNVKHGNQVCPVCRAKWKEVPFQGPTEDLPSGSGRINPGDWPADDAWMTVLRRLPPRRANSNRRMAAALQAPEPTTFNNDEALDNQHQLQDKHFPIREVGDQYSVRPLEIKMYPEVSAVQQSTTLQNFTVLINLKAPITSSRNNSSRNQANFPPVSQASRAPVDLVTVLDVSGSMAGTKIALLKRAMGFVIQNLGPSDRLSVIAFSSAARRIFPLRRMTDSGRQQALQAVNALISNGGTNIAEALKKAAKVMEERREKNPAGSIILLSDGQDTYSASGSDRGHSRPNHQSRLSFSAQNTGSSGFQIPVHAFGFGADHDAASMHSISENSGGTFSFIEAEGVIQDAFAQCIGGLLSVVVQDLRVSIECAYPGIHLNPLKAGSYGTCLLNHERTGIIDVGDLYADEERDFLVSVNLPAGDWSSEMTLLKVQCAYTDPVIKETLNSQPKEVRIQRPQTVKERVVSVEVDRQQNRVQAAEAMASASAAAEKGDLTNAVSILENCRRALSESISARVGDRLCVALDAELKEMQERMATRRMYEVSGRAYVLSGLSSHSWQRATARGDSTDNASLVHAYQTPSMVDMLTRSQTMLLGGSLPQPSIRPAKSFPSNLNQGNQVVSF; encoded by the exons ATGGAGGATCAG GAGCGAGTTATTAGGGTGATCTTATTCATCCTATCCCTGCAGCCCGTTGTATGCCGGCCATTTCTTATTGTGTCCACTACCTCTGCTCTTTCTGCATGGGAAGCTGGATTCCTGCGCTTGGCACCATCTCTTGATGTCATTGTTTACAGTGGAAACAGAGATGCTCGGAAGAGCATACAAATGCTGGAGTTTTATGAGGAGGATCGTTCTGTAATGTTTCAAGTACTTCTGTCATCTCTAGATACCATTGTTGAG GATATAGAATCACTAAATTGTGTCAGTTGGGAAGCAGTCATAGTTGATGAGTGTCAACTTTCCAAAGTGTCAAAATCTTTAGAGAATATTAAGTTGCTAACCACTTACTTTAAGCTTCTTCTTGTCAATGCCCCAATGAAG GATAGCTTGGTTGATTACCGCCATTTGCTGTCTTTCCTTGGTTATGGAGATGACGAGGAAGGTACTAGTTATTGTAAGAATGATTCTATCGATAGTGTTGAGAAACTGAAGGAGAGGCTTGCATGGTTCATTGCATCTGAACGTAAATCAGACTCATCCAAGTTTGTCGAATACTGGGTTCCTGTCAAGCTTTCCAGTGTGCAGCTTGAGCAGTATTGTTATACGCTACTCTCTAATTCAGCATTCCTTCGTTCATGTTTAAAAAGCTTTGACACTGTTGAGCTCCACCGTAATGTTCTTATTTCTACCAGGAAG AAAATGCTTACAAATGGTCCACCAGTGACCGAGTATTTGAATGTTGGTGTAAAAGCAAGTGGCAAGCTACAAGTACTTGATAAAATTCTTTCGGAGATCAAAAAGCAAGGCTTAAGAGTACTAATCCTTTTTCAG AAGACCTGTGCTATATGTCTGGCCACCATGAAGCCTGGCCATGGTCATGCTCTTTTCACCGCAGAATGTTCACATACATTTCATTTTCATTGCATTGCATCAAACGTGAAGCATGGGAACCAAGTTTGCCCTGTTTGCAGAGCAAAATGGAAGGAAGTACCATTCCAAGGGCCCACAGAAGATCTCCCCAGCGGAAGTGGCAGAATTAACCCAGGAGACTGGCCCGCAGATGATGCTTGGATGACAGTATTACGGCGGCTCCCTCCTCGTCGTGCAAATTCCAATCGGCGAATGGCTGCTGCTTTACAGGCACCAGAGCCGACTACCTTTAATAACGATGAAGCTTTAGACAACCAACATCAATTGCAAGATAAACATTTCCCTATAAGAGAAGTTGGAGATCAATATTCCGTTAGACCTCTAGAGATCAAAATGTACCCTGAGGTCTCAGCTGTTCAGCAGTCAACCACCCTACAGAATTTCACTGTATTAATCAATCTTAAAGCTCCTATCACAAGTTCAAGAAATAATTCGAGCAGAAACCAGGCCAACTTTCCACCAGTCTCTCAAGCTTCTCGTGCTCCAGTTGATCTCGTAACTGTGCTCGATGTTAGTGGAAGCATGGCAGGCACCAAGATTGCATTACTAAAACGTGCGATGGGTTTTGTGATACAGAATCTTGGTCCGTCAGATAGGTTGTCAGTTATCGCCTTCTCATCTGCGGCACGTCGAATATTCCCTCTCCGTCGAATGACTGATTCTGGTAGGCAACAGGCACTTCAAGCTGTTAACGCTCTAATATCAAATGGTGGAACTAACATTGCTGAAGCACTGAAGAAGGCTGCCAAAGTGATGGAAGAGCGCAGGGAAAAGAACCCCGCTGGCAGCATCATATTGTTATCAGATGGGCAGGATACATATAGTGCCAGCGGTTCTGATAGGGGACACTCTCGGCCCAACCACCAGTCTCGTCTCTCATTTTCTGCGCAGAACACTGGCAGCTCAGGGTTTCAGATTCCAGTGCACGCATTTGGTTTTGGTGCAGACCACGACGCAGCCTCAATGCACTCAATTTCAGAAAATTCTGGTGGTACCTTTTCTTTTATAGAGGCTGAGGGTGTGATCCAGGATGCTTTCGCTCAGTGTATAGGTGGGCTCCTTAGTGTAGTTGTGCAGGATCTAAGAGTGAGTATTGAGTGTGCATACCCTGGTATACATCTCAACCCGTTGAAAGCAGGAAGTTATGGAACCTGCCTGCTCAATCATGAGCGAACAGGTATTATAGACGTTGGGGATCTGtatgcagatgaagagagagatttcCTGGTATCAGTCAATCTCCCCGCAGGTGATTGGAGCAGTGAGATGACATTGTTGAAAGTGCAGTGTGCCTATACGGATCCGGTTATTAAAGAAACCTTAAATTCCCAACCCAAAGAAGTAAGAATACAGAGACCTCAAACTGTGAAGGAGAGAGTGGTTTCAGTTGAAGTTGACAGACAGCAAAACCGTGTTCAAGCAGCAGAGGCTATGGCCAGTGCGAGCGCTGCAGCTGAAAAAGGTGATTTAACTAATGCAGTTTCTATTCTTGAGAACTGTCGGAGGGCTTTATCAGAGAGTATATCTGCAAGAGTTGGCGATCGACTCTGTGTTGCGTTAGATGCAGAGCTCAAAGAGATGCAGGAAAGAATGGCAACCAGGAGAATGTATGAAGTATCTGGCAGAGCATATGTTCTCTCAGGACTAAGTTCACATTCATGGCAAAGAGCAACAGCACGCGGTGACTCAACAGATAACGCAAGCTTAGTACATGCTTACCAGACACCGTCCATGGTTGACATGCTCACACGATCTCAAACTATGTTACTAGGTGGTTCATTACCTCAACCATCTATCCGGCCTGCGAAATCATTCCCCTCCAACCTCAACCAAGGTAACCAAGTAGTTTCGTTCTGA
- the LOC113356388 gene encoding chromodomain-helicase-DNA-binding protein 3-like: MFVSAASLVERSLCCDGEGCKKSYHLNCLDPPLKSVPIGVWHCVCCVKKKVESGVHSLSRGVGSILDAKEVELADSEGVQKQYLVKYRCLAHVHNRWIPESQLLLEAPVLVGKFKKNQVVRWKPEWAVPQRLLRKRLLMSPKQRAEYLGGSHSDILCHFEWFLKWSGLGYDDATWELENEPFLRSPEALKLIKDYECRLEKAKMASDPTKAEKVGQILL; the protein is encoded by the exons ATGTTTGTGTCAGCTGCAAGTTTGGTGGAACGCTCTTT GTGTTGCGACGGTGAGGGTTGCAAAAAAAGCTACCATCTCAATTGTCTTGATCCACCCCTAAAGAGTGTGCCAATTGGTGTTTGGCATTGTGTCTGCTGTGTTAAGAAGAAGGTGGAGTCAGGTGTGCATTCTCTATCTCGAGGAGTGGGGTCCATTTTGGATGCCAAAGAAGTGGAGTTAGCTGATTCTGAAG GAGTTCAGAAGCAATATTTGGTTAAGTATAGATGCCTTGCTCATGTTCACAACCGTTGGATTCCAGAAAGTCAGCTTCTTCTTGAAGCTCCAGTTCTTGTTGGAAAGTTCAAGAAGAACCAG GTAGTAAGATGGAAACCGGAATGGGCTGTGCCACAACGCCTTCTTCGGAAGAGATTGTTAATGTCACCAAAGCAGCGGGCTGAATATCTTGGGGGTAGTCATAGTGACATCTTATGCCACTTCGAGTGGTTTTTGAAATGGAGTGGTCTTGGTTATGATGATGCTACTTGGGAGTTGGAGAATGAACCATTTTTGAGGTCACCCGAAGCTTTGAAGCTTATAAAGGATTATGAATGTCGTCTTGAGAAGGCAAAAATGGCATCTGACCCTACTAAGGCAGAAAAGGTGGGTCAAATCTTACTATGA